tcatttcatgtatTTCCTTGAGCACATCAGCTGTCACGCTGGTGTCCAGCTGTGCTGCCACAGGATCGTGTTTAGGCACATCATCTCCATCCTCATCCATGGAAATGGAGCAGTACATACCTACAGCCTCAGCAGATGTTGCCGCCGATATTGCCAAGTACACTAACAAAGTAAGCATGATTTTTAATCAAGATGTTGatgattgtgtgtttaaaaaaaaaaaaaaaaaaagtgacgtcaTTGGAGGACATTAGATATTCAGTATTCTATATTCTGGGAAAGGATCCAAACTGCAAAAGAATATACGGATCCGCGCTGCAAGAGAATATACTGtagtaggattttttttgtttgttttccagatAATGGATGCAATCAAAGGTACAATGACTGAAATCTACAGTGACCTCTCGAAGAGCACTTCAGGAAATACTATTGCCGAGGTGTTGTTTTGCACAGTTCATGACACAAAATTCTGGATTCAGGCATTTGCTTATtggtgttcttgttttttttttcttttcttttttttttccagatgaaaCGGCTtagaattgaaattgaaaagcTACAGTGGTTACATCAGCAAGAGTTGTCAGAGATGAAGCACAATCTTGGTAAGACTTAATTCACCAGCAAAATAATATGTATTACAGCATATTCTCAACTCATCTTTATCTGTAGAGGACTTTAAAATTAAACTGGTGAAACAATTTACTGTACTTAAAATTAAACctaacggatgatttttggtatgttattaatgaaaaacccacagccaatatggtcccttgtgtttttttcaccacaaaacatgattttgacgtacacagctttttgtaactcccgccatgaaaatcctctcagggatttgttttcgagaagaagcaggaagtgacgtacaggacagaggcgtcccctagtggactcgtttgtttccattagttatacctccgggaaggtagctcgttccttcgtgttagccaaaatgccagctcattgcattgctgaaccttgcttgaacactcaggagaatggaattacccttaataagtttgaaagagaccctgttcgttgtgaaaaatggattgcacgggtgcagaggacgagagcttcgtgagttccaaataacaggtaggtgtgtatacagctccaaaaaaaaaaaaaaaaaaatggtttggggtggaccacgtaattggtctctctcataacgtagcaaaaggtccgcgtatgaaatgtgttgatgtgcggatacaactactaaaaaaaatagtgtgggGCGGACCATGAAATGggtctctctcataacttaacaaaagatccgcgaatgaaatgtgtcgatgtgcgcgtcgcccagccaacaaatgtctcgatagtgttcatcgagtactgctgactttgaacatacccctaaaagcaacatagctagggtccacctcctccttatatgccaccacgggcaccgaaactcagccacatgcTGAGGCACCCCGTTcggcagtcacagcttctgcgaaggcagcgcgtcgggctttgcgacgggggtggctctgaagaacccatccGAGAATgagttactcagtcgcgtgcgcgcataaagcgctcTGCTggactgtgaacacaaagcaggaccgctcggctctgtcataagccacaccggccggctgcgatgagccgcgatggcttatCTCcaccgcgggagtggatcggacgggatttGGTTTGGCCGTgttcggatatcatctgaatatggctcgaaacaatagtgtaatattcccctgagggctcgaaacaatagtgtaatattgccccggtaacttcactcggttgtgtggtgttgtccttttcgaaaagaactttggtgtcagaaggggcgttggaaaaatgcaaatatctctgttgttcgtcttcCGTAGTAGAAggcactgcacgttttcaacggcggaagtgacgatgacgtcaaggacagatgacgcgactaatatggcgaccacttggatgtcgagggacactcaattgacccctccgtggatattgcgcaatccgcgtcactgacttATCAGAGGCCAgaaatctgcataaaccaaagcccgtttttgctcccgtcattttctcagacaacattgcatggtccagtataggtttagttagcgttttatcgcgtatttgggttctttaacaaaaaatatggttaagaggtgtagtcacggactttgtaatagtgacgacaggtatcctgaaaggctagttggtggagttcgattcgtaccctttccaaaaccgaagacccagtacgaaaaatgccttcaatggatcaaactttgtggaagaccgcatcatcaactaaatccatctaatatcaaccggaacacatatgtttgcacgaaggtatgccctatatttgattttcaatacatgtctcgcataaatgaattcgaagttctttgctagcataacactgctgtgtgtgaacgattgacacacttattctttgttgagcgatatttagcaatgatcagactgcacaaatgtattgatttcttgctggctcgcgaccgaagcttaaccagactgtttgcacgaagatatgccctaaatttgatttttaatacacgtctcgtataaatgaatgagacgttctccgctagcataacattgctacgtgtgaatgattgaatgaaatcagaagcatggcgtctctcagttaagaatgtattgtattgtatttgccatttttactgtgtcttacgtcagcgcacgtgccgtgacgtcacttcaggaggcgtggttaagtgccctgtacggaggggtcaattgggcaactttgtgcatgggtggatggatgcaaaaagtggacattcccgacAAAGTCCTCCAccaacaccccccacccacccatcgacaaacattttcagtgtttttcaaaattggtcattctcatccctgtaattgGACTAAATGTTCACataataaaaatatcaaattaaaatttgatCCTCAAAATACAACCAAACAGAAAAGAAACAGGTCTTGCAAAATTGATACATAACAGAAAATAGCCTTGTTGAAATTGGTCAAGAATTGAAACTTTCTTTCAGATTACTGacatcgtgtgtgtgttttctccgggtactcttcCCATCTATGTCATAATTCAACATTAAATTAATACTCAGTAGTTTGTCAGTCAAACTGTATTGTACTTcaccttttcagttttttttctttttttttttttacacacttattTTATTGGAACTCTCTACTTTCATTTTATGTGCAAGTGTACGTAAATTTGTGGATGGTAAGCACACACATTTTCCCTTTCAAATGTAATgtcttcatgcatttttttgtaaattaatcTAATTTAGAGCTTACAATGGCTGAGATGAGGCAGAGTCTGGAGCAGGAACGAGAACGCCTGATGGCGGAGGTGAAGAAAGAAACTGAGGTGGAGAAGCAGCAAGCAGTGgatgaaacaaagaaaaaacagtgGTGTGCAAACTGCAGGAAAGAGGCAATCTTTTATTGCTGCTGGAACACAAGTTACTGTGATTACCCATGCCAGCAGGCCCACTGGCCAGAGCACATGAAGTCCTGCACGCAGTCAGGTATGTGGTGGTTGCACTGAACAAGAACTATTTATTTGCTGTTTTCAAACGTTGTTGTGCTTGCAGCCACAGCGCCACAGCAAGAACCCGAGGCAGACTCGGCGACAGACTTGACAAACAAAGGAGTAGGACAGGCTAACTGTGGACCAAACACTCTCCGAGAAACACCAGTCTCTGCACCATCAGTGAAACACTGTGACACAGAGACAAGCAGTGACAATGCTGCTGTCTGTTCATCTTAACTGTGTGCAGTATAattgagatttgttttttatcCACTACACTGGTATATTGTATGTATCTGTTCTCAATATTCGTGTTAAAGTGGTTgtattccaaatgttttttttacttaatttaTTTCTTGGTTTTACAATGTAGGGCTCAATAATGGCTACTCCTGTAGCGTGCGCAATGTTTCGAATGTGTATACAAGACTGACAGCAGTTGTTTCCAAAAAAAGAGTggccagtttaaaaagaaatgtgcaCTACATGCTGTATCCATGCACTCTTTGTGGTGAGTAATTTTTGAGAGCatgcatcaatttttttttttttttgtcagaagtACAACTGTTAAAATGGTGTGAAATGAcagatactgtacagtaaacaaTTTTAATGGACTACTTCCCATAAAAGGGTACTATTGACAAACATCTGTATAGTCCATGTTTCATTGTTAATTCTCCTTTCTTTGTTATTCTTATGTTGCTTGCTATATACTGTACTGCGGAGAGAAGATATTTTCAGGAAGCTGCTTATGTGGTTGATCTTTGAACAAGTAGACTGCAATAAGTTAATTGTTCAGAAAGACCCACTGAGTATTTTGTCATCACTATCACACTCTGAACAGTACCTTTGGTCTTTGTGGTTTGGGTGTGATTTGAAAATTGTCTGATAAAAAGTTGAGCCACTACCGCATAagggtggaggggtttgtgtgttccaatTGTATTAGGAGCTACATTTCTGGGGCTTGATGCCCttccctggtagggtcaccaatGGAAAACTGGTCTGAGTTGAGGAACCTGACCAAGCATGTTCAAAGACACTTTATGATGAGTATAAATATTGGCCCATGGTTTCCCTCACTCGGACACGAGTCACTGGGGTCCCCCTTCGCATGGTCTCACCACCTATTGGAGAGGCCAAGGGtttgggtgcagtgtgagctggatGGCAGCCAAAGTCGGGAACCTTGGCAGTGTGATCCGGCTACAGAAACAGGCTCTAAAGACATGgaacgtcacctctctggcaaggAAAGATCCTGAGTGAGTGTGCAAGGTTGAGCACAGGCTCTCTTACCAGTCTTTTCCAAAGGTGTTGGACTCTTTTCCACTTTGGACTTTTAATAGACACAATCCCAGAAAGTTTAACAATTGTAACATGAAGAGTGCACAGCGGCACAATAGTGATCCCTGTTATTTATGGAACGCAGTGTATGAGCctgcaaaaatctgcaaatcatTGAGGGTCCAACCCCAAAAATCATGTCATAATTCATCAAGCCAATCAATgactcagagaaaaaaaattactttgtcACCGTTGTGCACAGTATATTTGAAGAAtggaaacaaccatttgcactcgcCATCACACCTaatggaaatttagagtctgcaattcatgcatgtttttgggatgtgtggaggaaactggagcgcgcggagaaaacccacacaggcacggggagaacatgcaaactccaaacaggcggggctgggatttcaatcccggtcttcagaactagAAGCCAGATTCTCTAGtcgtccactgtgctgccataatttctgtatttttttttctcaaattcttGAATAAGGTGGAATGTACTGCCTGTATACAATGTTTGGgttaacccccccacccaaaaaaaacctccaaaacaaaacacatggtGCTTCACTGTTTACAAAAGTTATAGCCTTACTCATATAAAGCTCCTTGACATCATTTCAGTACATTGCCTATAAGTAAAGTgctacaaaaaagacaaaagtagtgGTACCAATAATTTTGAGGTAGAAATGTACTGCAGCCGAGTTCCTCTTTTCGGCGTCATATAATCTGCTTGCTTTAGGTTGCCGATAGACATCTATTTATGGAACATAACTAAAAAAGTTGGCCTGAGAAGTAGGGGTGTATGTGTCTGGAACTAATTTGGTTTCGAGAGGAAATTTGCAGTCATTAGAATCCTTGTTCAAGACAATATCTAAACATATGAGATGAGTGGAGACATCTCTGAGATCCAGGAGACAAAAGCAAAGAACAGTCAGAGTTCTACAAaccacttgggaaaaaaaaaaagtaattttccgATGCTAGAAAGTTTGAGCACTATATACAACTACTGGACCTGACTTTCTCACATTACGAATAGAGAAGATACACACCCACTGGCGATCTTGGACTGAGTGGCACTCTGTGCAATGGTAATCAATTACACGCCTTGGCTGAATGTTGGGGTGGGGTGTGGAGTTCGACCCCCCACTCACAAAATGCTACCGTGAGCTGCTATCCATACTGTTTGCATCAGAAACACCATTGTGCATCCCAGGCTGGATTAACCTACCAAAGGGAAgttcaatcaaaaataaaacaaacagaacTGAGAGGAACAAAAGTCCTCCTGTACATGTTGACGTAACATTGCAGAGAtgtgtcatttttaataaacaGCAAAAGGAAACTACCGGTAAGTGTAGCTACAgtactgaataaaaatgtgagcAAATAACAATTACAATTGTTAAATGCTTTATTAAACCTCAACAGATTTAGCTCATCAATACATGGGATATCATTTTCAAACAGATATTTTTGACAATATTGATCAATTAATAATTCTAATTTACAATCCAATATAATGTAGGATAGGGATAATTGGTTTGAACATGCTCAAATGCTAGTATTTAAAAGGCATCTTGTGTGAAATATTATTACAGGCTACATAAGGTAGGTATGAAACTACAAATAATACCACAAATTACATTCTTGCCTGCCTCAATTTGAACTGCTCAGCAACCTcaactcaggaaaaaaaaatccactacaAATGacgaatgacaaaaaaaaaaaatgtagaaacatTGGTGCTTTATTTTATACACTTTGGTGACATAATTTTTACTTTTCCGCACACGTATTTGAAGACAAAGTTGACAATAACAGGGCAGACAGACTTGCATACACTTAATTGTAACACCTAACTACTTAATTGCATGTGAACACACCCAAAGTCTCTGTATTCATGGACATCAACGAGTTTAATACTTCAAGGACCCGCCTTTGTTCATTTGGGCATTTGTTCTAAGTGGTAAGACACTGAAACTGAGTAAAGTATTTCTTTATATACAATCACTGATATCGATGAATACAGAGATGAGTGATTACACAAAGCCAACAGGTCATTGATGGGGGGGTGACGTTTCTCTCTCAGTGGCTCACCCAAAGTTCTATCGCAACTGGCCGTTCCACACTCTGGGAGTAGGGGAGGCGGAGGTGATCAGAACTGTGggaaaataattgcaaaattGGTTCATGTTACTAATTTTGTCTCTTAAAATATAGTACATTGTGTTGAATAAGTGGACATGCATAAGTAacttcagaaaataaaaatgacttaaCCCTAACCCACAAGACTGAGCATCAAGTGAACATTCAACATATAGAAGTGCAGTATCCCCATCACATACATTCTTGAGGAATTCCTCGGCGACAATACGGGCTCTGGCGTTAACGGACAACTTCATTTCGCTAATCTCCTTGTCGATCTCCTCCATGAAATGGATGACAAAGTCCACCAGCTTGTGTTTGTACATCTGCTCTGTGTGGAAGTTTGTGATCAAGAAGCTTATATCATAtccctgaaagaaaaaaatgtgtcatatAACATCAAGCAGGGGAAATGACTTCaacaatatggatggatggatgaattattcaACTGACCAAAAATGTATCCATCCCCCAATTTTTTATGATACATGTCTTCATTTGGGTTATGGGTAACTGAAGCCTACCTATCACAGGGCATTTTGTAAATGAACTGAAAACTAttataaacaatgaaaaaaactcTATAAAACCTATTACACAACTGTAAAGTGTTGGACAGTTTTGGATATCCTCGTCACGATCATTTTACTGTGCAAGGTAATCACGGGGCCACCATCAAACTGTTTCTTACCTCGACCGGTTTCCTCCTGAGAATGAAGAAGTTCTCTGCCCTCATCATCATAAAGCGCATGAACTTGTGGCAAAGGATCTTCTCGATCTCGTCAGCCTGAAGTGGCACACACGGCACAAATGTTTTTACTGGGTAGATTAtacaaagaaaaccaaaagaatTATTGTATAGTGGAGCCTCCCAAAGTTGATGACAATCAATTCTTCTTTTGTACTTATACTGTACAACCCTAAGTCCCCCTTTTTTGTGTCCCTCTACACTACTTGACAAGTCTAACTTTGGGACTTTGTGCTGCCTCCACTTGAGAAAATGAGGCTTCGTCTCTGTTAAGGAggcttgctttttttcccttcagacTCAGCAGGGCTGTTTGAAAACAAGTAGCCGTTCGTCTAGCGACCTGCATGCAACTCTTTCCTTCTGGTGTCAATGCATTGCTAAATCACCGATTATCGCCTCCATGGTAGCGGATAAACTACGCTTCTTACAAGGAAGGAAGAGGAGTGGCTATGCGAAGACAAAGTCACAGGCATGCTAATTGCTGAGCGATCATTTCAAGCAGTCGCAAAACCTTGAAATAAGTGATTTGGTGAAACAATGCACTTGCAGTACAGGTCTGGGTGGAAGTGCATTTTCAGGGAGAGTAAGCAAGTTCATAAAAAATAATGCCAATTAATGTGTGTTTAGagatgtaaatataaaaaaaaaaaatacaggtccACACAGGACGCTGCATCTGAACCAGACATTTAATACATCCCTCCACACGTCACTTCAGAACGTGGGCAGGTGAAACACACATTACACATTTGTAATAAAAGATAAGCTTTAGGAGTCCCACAATGGGGGAATTTGGGATGTTTTAGCACCGACTGTGGATACATATGACAATTAAATTTGTTCTTCTAATATGTACTTATTGTATGTATACAAGCAgtactttgtacaaaatagaAACCACGTGTCCATACGTAAACTACCAAACAAATGCATACATCCCCTTCAGTCTATCAGCTGTATTTGTTTGCTTGCAAAATAGAGTGTTGagttttcattttgacatttgagatttgATAAATCTGTATTAGCAGacttgcattattttattttaacgggGTTGAAAACAAAATAGGCAAAGGTGAATTAATCCAGAGATACAGATATTTTTGATGATGTACTGGTACTTAATGGAGGCTACAGCTGCCTCCGCCGTAACAAAGTTGATGaaccaaaaacattaaaatgacaaatatcgAAGCCGTAATCTTTTAAAAAGTAAGATTGTGGCATGGAAACGTTCttaaacttttgaaaatatcaaaattcaGAGA
This portion of the Syngnathoides biaculeatus isolate LvHL_M chromosome 10, ASM1980259v1, whole genome shotgun sequence genome encodes:
- the LOC133507551 gene encoding actin-related protein 2/3 complex subunit 4 isoform X1 encodes the protein METCQNTATLRPYLNAVRATLQAALCLENFSSQVVERHNKPEVEVRSSKELLLQPVVISRNDKEKVLIEGSINSVRVSIAVKQADEIEKILCHKFMRFMMMRAENFFILRRKPVEGYDISFLITNFHTEQMYKHKLVDFVIHFMEEIDKEISEMKLSVNARARIVAEEFLKNF
- the LOC133507551 gene encoding actin-related protein 2/3 complex subunit 4 isoform X2, encoding MTATLRPYLNAVRATLQAALCLENFSSQVVERHNKPEVEVRSSKELLLQPVVISRNDKEKVLIEGSINSVRVSIAVKQADEIEKILCHKFMRFMMMRAENFFILRRKPVEGYDISFLITNFHTEQMYKHKLVDFVIHFMEEIDKEISEMKLSVNARARIVAEEFLKNF